In Runella sp. SP2, the genomic window GTCATACTTTAATCAAGAAGGTCTGGTTAATATTTGTAAAACCGCAGGATGGGATAAAAAAGGATTATTAGCAGATTTCCCTATTGATTGGTTTTTGCTCAATGATGCCTCTAACTATATTAATCACAAATCAACAGGAAAACAAGCTCATTTTTCTCGAATGATTGTTGATAATTTAATGCACGATATTTCAATAGAGAAAACCAACAAGCTTTATGAGGTCTTAGCTGAAATGGGGTTAGGGCGAAGTATTATTGGTTTTTTTCTCAACAAATAAGATGATGAGAAATTATAAATGCTTAAAAAATAGAGTCTTCGAAAACTCCCATTATTCACTACTTCCAATACGAGATGAAGACAAAGTCTCGATTATGAATTGGAGAAATGAACAAATTGATGTTCTCAGGCAAAAAGAGCCTTTAACACTAGAAAAGCAAGATTGGTATTTTAAAAATGTAATTTCACCGTTGTTCGAACAAGCAAATCCGCCTCAAATTTTATGGAGTTTTTTTAAACAAAATGAGTTAATTGGTTACGGTGGTTTGGTGCATATTAGTTGGGAAGATAAGCGCGGAGAAGTCTCTTTCTTGTTAAATCCAGCACGGATAGAAGATAATCATACTTATAGAGAGGATTTTCTAAACTACCTCTCGCTTTTAAGTAGAGCTGCATTTGAAGATTTAAGTTTTAATAAAATTTACACCGAAACTTTCGACATCCGAGATTTTCATATCAGTGTTTTAGAGGAGGCTGGCTTTTTAAAAGAAGCGATACTAAAGCGCCACTGGCGGATAAATAACCAATGGGTTGACTCAATTTTTCACTGTAAATTTCAAAAGTAGGTAATTATTATGTTTCAAAATAAAAGAGTTTTTATCAGTGGCGGGGCAGGTGTCATTGGACAAGAGCTTGTAAAAAAGCTAACAAATCAAGGTGCTTTATTATTTGTTGGAGATTTAAAGTCAAAGCCACAAGCTTTTGATGATTCGGTTTTGTATCGTCAAGGCGATTTAAACTATATTACAAAAGAAGAAATTGAGAGTTTTGCGCCCGAATATTTCTTTCACCTTGCTGCAACTTTTGAGCGTTCTACAGAATCGTACGGTTTTTGGGAAGAAAATAACCTTCACAACCTTCATTTGTCGTCGCATTTGATGTCAATCATTAAGGATACGCCAAGCATCAAGAGAGTTGTCAATTGCTCTAGTTATCTCATTTATGACCCCAAATTATATAGTTTTGATACCTCTGCGATAACAGCAACACGATTGTGCGAAACAGACCCCATCTATCCGCGTAACTTAACTGGAGTTGCCAAACTTAATCATGAGATAGAATTACGTTTTTTACATGACCATAAATCAAGTCAATTTACGAGTGTTAGTGCACGCATCTACAGAAGCTATGGTCTAAATTCACGTGATATTATTTCCCGATGGATAAGAACGTTACTTGAGAATCAACCATTAACCGTATTTCGTAAAGAAGGTCTTTTCGATTATATATTTGCCAGAGAAGTTGCTGAAGGGCTCCTGAGATTAGCAGCAAATCATCAATGTGTAGGTATTTACAATTTAGGAAATGATAATGCACGTAGGGTATCCGAAGTTCTTGAAATCCTCCGTAAATATTTCCCCAATTTACAATATACAGAAGTAGAAAGTGATATTCCTTTTGAGGCGTCGCAAGCCAATATGGATAAAACTTTTCAAGCGATTGGCTGGAAGCCTACATTACAATTGGAAGACGCCATTCCAGAAATGATTGAATTTGAAAAAACGAATGGCTTTGAAGACACTACGGTTCATTACAAAAATGTACTTATTACCAGTATTTCAAAAAAAGTACCGCTGATTGAAGCCGTTAAAAAAGCGGCTAAAAAACTAGATAAGTCTATCAAAGTTTTTGGAGGTGATATTTCAAGTGATTGTTTAGGAGCCTATTTTGTTGATGTTTTTTGGAAAATGCCTTCAATTTCAAAAATTACCTTAGAAGAAATAGTTGAGTTCTGTAACGAAAATAACATTAACTGTATTATTCCAACCCGAGATGGAGAGCTAATTTTTTGGGCAAAGCATAAAGCACAATTGGAAGGACATGGAATACATGTTATGGTGTCGCATGAATCTACCGTTGCACTTTGTTTGGATAAGCTTGAATTTTCTAATAATCTAGCATCTCACAATGCTATCCCCTCTTCTAAAGATATTGAAACATTCACAGGCATTTCAAAATTTGTTGTGAAAGAAAGGTACGGAGCGGGTTCAATGAACATTGGTATCAACCTTTCAAAAGAGCAGGCACTCGACAAAGCAGCTACACAACAGTCACCTATTTTTCAACCCTACTTTGAAGGGCAAGAAATCAGTGTTGATGCTTATATCTCCAGCGAAAAAAAAGTCATGGGTGTCGTTTCTAGAACCCGTGACCTTGTTGTTAATGGTGAATCACAAATTACAACGACAATTCAAGACTCTGATTTAGAACAATTTTCGGCAGCATTCCTAGAATCATTAGATTTTTATGGCCACGTTGTTCTCCAAATTATCAAGGATAGCAGCCAACAATATCATATTATAGAATGCAACAGTCGCTTTGGAGGTGCTTCAACATTGAGTATTGCGGCGGGTTTAGACTCATTTTATTGGTTCCTATTAGAGTCAAACGGCACAAGCATTGGTTCTTATCCATTTGTTAAAGCCCAAAAAGCATTAAAGCAAATAAGGTATCCTAGTGATGTATTGATATGATATTAGTTTTTGACTTAGACGATACCCTTTATGAAGAAATTACGTTTGTTCATAGTGGGTTCAGAGCGGTATCTTCCTTTTTATCTGAAGGAGATAAAAGCAAATCAGAATCCATTTTTCAACAATTGGTAACCATTGAACACGAGCAAGGTAGAGGTAAAATATTTGACGAGGTTTTACAGGCGGAAAATAAATGGTCTAAAGCCAATGTAAAAAAGTGTATATCTATTTATAGACTCCATTTTCCAAATATTCAACTTCCTGTAGCTACCATTGACTGTCTAAAGAGATTCGCTCTCTATTCAAAATATATAGTTACAGATGGTAACAAGGTTGTTCAGGCAAATAAAGTAAAGGCGCTAGGTATTGATACATATTTCAAAAAAGTATTTATTACGCATCGTTATGGCGTTCATCATGCCAAACCCTCGCCCTATTGTTTCAATAAAATAGCTTCACTTGAAGCCACTAACCCTTCAAACATCATATATATTGGGGATAATATCTCGAAAGATTTTGTAGGGATTAAGCCTCTTGGTTTCAAAACAATACAAGTCTTGACAGGTAACTACAAACACTATCAGAAACCTGAACCGTACCAAGCTGATATAAAAATAAACGATTTAAGCCAACTTACCCAATCGCTGATTGACAGTCTAAAGCATTGTTAGTTAATAATTTTCTAACTAATGATAAGAAGTGTATATTTGTTTCATAATTTAATTATAACAAACTATGAAAACATTAATAATTATTTTTATTTCATTGGTTGCAATTATTGCAAAAGCTCAAGATCAGTCACCTGATAGGTGGGTAGATGATGGAGAAACAACAAAGATTACTCTACCACAAAATGGCAAGTTAAGTGTTACTAAAAACGCTGTATCTGACTTATATGTAATGGAAAATGTTGCTCAATGGAAAATGTCAGATGCACCTTTGGATTTCTTGAAAATTTTAAATGCCACTGGGGTTAGCGAGACATTCATCCCCATGTTTCTTGGCCATAATCAAACAGATAATAGAGCAAGTATGTTTATGATTGGCTCAACTAATTATAATAATGACTATGGAGTCGAACCCATTGTTATTTTTGATGCAAGAAAATATGGTGATGCTGAGGCGCTAACAGATGGCTCAGAAATTGCCAATAGAGCACTTTTTAGATGGCAGAGTTATAAAACCCCTTACATGACCCTTTCTGCTAAAGGTGCATTAGGCATTGGTACAATAACTCCTCAAGCCCAATTACATACCACAGGCTCGGTTCGGTTTGAGGGTGTACAGGGAGGACTAGGAAATGCACTTCTTACAACTGACGCTCAAGGAACTTTATTAAGGAATTTCTTGCCAAACAATTCAACCGTTGCGATAGCTACTACCTCTCCTGCTATCAATAGTCTGCCAAGATTTAATCAATCGAACGTACTGGTTAATAGTCAATTGTACGACAACGGTACCAATATAGGCATTGGCGGCGTTCCTGTTCCAAACGCAAAAGTAACCGTCTATGGAACCATAAATGCGCTCTCTGACGCACGTACAAAACGTAATATTGCTCCAATAGCCAATGCGTTACAAATAGTAAACCAATTGAATGGTTACTATTACAACTGGAATACTTCCGACGAAAAGCAGGTGGGGTTAATCGCTCAAGAAGTTGAGAATGTATTACCTGAGTTAGTATCGCACAGCGAAAGCGGCACCAAGTTCCTGAACTATGACGGCCTGACCCCCGTTCTAGTAGAAGCTATTAAAGAGCAGCAACAACTTCTTCAACTGCAAGCTGCCCAAATAAAAGAGCTTCAAAAAGAAATCGAAAAATTAAAAAAACGATAATGTTTGCCAACGAAATTCAAATTGGTCACGTGACCATAAGCCCCGACCATAAGCCGTTTATCATCGCCGAAATGTCGGGTAATCACAACCAATCGCTTGAACGAGCGTTTGAATTGGTGGATGCAGCGGCCAAAGCTGGTGCTCATGCGCTTAAACTTCAAACCTATACACCTGATACCATCACGTTCAACGGAAAATCCGAAGAGTTTTTTATTCATGATCAAGACTCTCTTTGGAAAAATCAAAATCTATATCAGTTATACCAGCAAGCTTACACACCTTGGGAGTGGCATGGACCTATTTTTGACCGAGCCAAGTCTTTGGGAATGCTTGCTTTTAGTAGCCCTTTTGATTTGACTGCCGTTGATTTTCTTGAATCGCTGGAAGTTCCCTGTTACAAAATTGCCTCGTTTGAGAATACAGACCATACTCTTCTCAAAAAAGTGGCCAAAACGGGTAAACCTGTCATTATGAGTACAGGAATAGCAAGCATTGCCGACATTCAAGAATCGGTTAAAGTACTCAAAGACAGTGGTTGTACTCAACTCGTACTCCTAAAATGTACCAGCACTTACCCTGCAAGCCCTGAGAATACGCACTTGCTGACCATTCCGCACATGCGCGAGCTCTTCAGATGTCCTGTAGGGCTTTCAGATCACACGATGGGCATTGGTGCGGCAGTGGCTTCAGTAACGTTAGGTGCACGGGTGATTGAAAAACACTTCACGTTGCGTAGAGCTGATGGAGGCGTGGACTCCGCATTTTCCCTTGAACCTGAGGAGATCAACGCTTTGGTGGTTGAATCAGAACGGGCATTTTTAGCAATGGGGCGAGTTAACTACGAATTATCGCCCAAAGAGCAAAAAAGTCTTTTACATAAACGCTCGCTGTACGTGGTCAAAGATGTCAAAGCAGGTGAGGCTTTCACGGCGGAGAATGTTCGCAGTATTCGTCCTGCCAACGGATTGCATACGCGTTATTACGAGCAAATTTTACAAAGCCACGCTTCGCGCGACATTGAAGCTGGTACTGCATTAGAATGGGGGCTAATTGCCTCGTCATAGGAATGACCCAAATCAAGAAACAAACATTTCAGAGTACGATTTTTTCTTACTTAAGCGCAGCAGTTGGCTTGGTAACTCAGGGGTATGTTATCCCTAATTTCTTTGCAACTGACCAAAATGGGCTCATCAGCCTGTTTTTGTCGTTGATGCTACTACTGCCCTTATTTGCTAACCTTGGATTCAACGGAGCGGGAACACGCTATTTCCCCTATTTTCGTGATGCCAAAACCAACGACCATGGCTACGTATTTTTAGCCCTGCTCTTTTCCTTTATTGGGTTTATTATCGTCGTTGTTTCGCTTTGGTTTTTCAAAGAAGGGCTTATCGAAGAATACCAAAAGAAGTCCATTCTGTTGGTCAAATATTACCCATATTTGCTACCTATCGTGGCTTTTATGCTGATATTCAACGTCTTTGATGTTTATTCTCGTCTGCATTACGACTCCGTGACGGGTACGTTTTTAAGCCAATTTGTATTGCGCCTCAACAACCTGGTGGTGGCACTTTTGTATGCCTTACGTTGGATAAACTTCGACCAATTCATGGTTATTTGGTGCACAGGAATTTCACTGCCAATGGTGCTCATTGTACTCAAAACCATTCGAGAAGGGCGGTTTTCGTTACGCCCTGATTTTGTTTTTTTGAAACAATCCCAATTATTGCTTCCCATTCTTAAATTTTGCGCGCTCTCCATTATTGCCTCGCTTTCTTCGCAAATTGTCCTCTACATCGACAAAATCATGATTACCGATATGATTGACTTGAATGCCGTAGGGGTCTATAGTACAGCATCGTTTTTTGGGACGGTCATAGCGATGCCTATGATTGCAATGCAGCTTATCGCAGGGACTGTGGTAGCCGAAGCGTGGAAAAATAACGACCACGAAAATATTGCCAAAATTTACCAAAAGAGCTGTTTGATTCAACTTTTTGTAGGGCTGTGGGTATTTCTCGGAATCTGCGTCAACCTCGACAACATTTTCGAGTTTTTACCGCCCGCCTACGAAGCGGGTCGATGGGTGATTGTGTGGATTGGTCTTTCAAAAGTGTTAGACATGGCAACGGGCATCAACGGTACCATTCTTAACACCTCAAAGTATTATTACCTCGATACGATTTTCTTTATTGTCCTTATTTTTTGTACCGTATTACTAAATCACCAATTGATTCCTACTTTCGGGATTGAAGGGGCTGCGATTGGAGCGGTTGTTTCAGTATTCATTTACAACCTTTGCCGTTATGGACTCCTTTGGTATTTATTTGGCTTTCAACCTTTTAATTCCAAAAACGCCATTGTTATTGGGATGGGAATTGCTTCTTTTGGGCTAGTGAGTTTACTACCAAGTTTAACAGGCAGCCCGATTGCCATACTTGGAGACATGGCTTACCGTTCCATTACCATTACGTTGCTGTTTGTGGGCGGATTTTATGTGATTGGCTACTCCCCAGAATTTAACCAACAGTGCAAAACTATCTATCAAAAAATCTGGGGAATAATAAAATAAGACTTTCCAAGTTTAAATTAAAAACTTGGAAAGTCTATTTGGCCCTAACTTATGGTTTTCTTAACCAATAATTGAGACAAGTTTGTCCGTGGCCGTAGGTTGACACTTTCATTACCTCCGCTGCTTTTCCTTCAAAACCTTTGTTAAATTTTTCAATTTTAAAACCAGCCTTTTCAAAAATCGGCGGACAGATAGTCTCAGTTAAAATCAACGGGTGCATTTTGTTGGTCACATAATGCTCATCAAACGACAAAAATGCCCTTGCGCCAGGTTTTAGATAGGTATATAAATTGGCGATGATTTCGTCAAAATTATAACAGTGGTCAAGCACGTTGATACTAAAGATAAAGTCAACTTGCCCTACCAATTCAGGAATAGACTCTTCGGCGGGCGTAGAAAAAACTTTCCACGCGTCACGTAAATCCGTCCACGGAATTTCGCGCAATACGTCGTCGGCCATTGGTTCCAATGCCACCAATTTGGCATTTTTAAAATATTTACCACGCAGCATACTCCCTGCTCCCACATCCAAAACTACCTTGCCCGCAAACTCATCCGCTTCAAATCCCCATGCTTTAAACAAGACACTTGTTTGCTGCAAAAACCCTTCCGTTTGGCGCCATGTGTCGTTTTTGTGAAAAGCGAACTCTCCTTTTTGGGCCTCTGCTTTCCATTTACTAGGGTCGGCGGCCGTTTTAGATTGACGTGTTGTTCGAAAAAAGACCTCAATGAGTGGTTCTAATTGGCGATATATCTTCCCGATAAGCGACATAATATTTCTTTAAGTGAATAGTTGAAAGAAGGTACAAAGATAAAGCAAATAGCAGTCCTTTTTGGCCTAGGCTACATTTATTCCTACCTTTGACAATTAGTGAATCCCTATTTTGTGACTAAGCGACATCATTTTCATGACTCGACATTTATTCAACGTCCATAGTCCGATTACCTATTTCATGGCACTGGAAGTGATTCGCATCGAAAAGATTCCCGTCGAAGCAGTTACCCTTCTCATTAGCCGTAATTTCTTGCCTCCAGACGACACTTACCAAGCTATACCACTGCCTTTTTCGCATTATCCGATAGATTCGTTTGCTGTTCAAATCACTTTTTGGAAATCTTGGAAGAAGGTGAGAGAATTTGACCAATGGCTTGAAAAAATAACGCAACAGCAGCCCTTTGTTCTCTACGCTGCCCATGCTTACAGCAGTATTTTTCACCTCATGGTGACGCATCCGATGTGTCAGGGCTATTATTATATTGAAGAAGGGTTAGTGGCTTATCGACCTCCCGCCGATTGGGACATTCAGAAGCCCTTTAATCCGCTTCGTTCGGTACTTTATTATCTTAATTTCGGTCAAAGGAACCTTCCAAACCGTAGTTTTTTTACGACAAAATTGGGACGTTATTTGGGTGCATTTGGCGTATCACAACACTCTTTTCCTACGCTTACCAACCTCCAGGTAGTTGGTTTACCTTTCCCTAAGATTGAAGCTGAGGAAAAGTACCAGTGCGTTATTGTTCATGACAATATTTATGACCACCATGGTCTGACACCAGACACCTACCTTCGATGGATTGACGTGATTGTGACCGATGCCCTCAAACGTGGTTTTACCGGTATTCATCAAAAATTTCACCCCGCTCAAGGGCAAGCCTCATTGCAGGCCATTGAAGCGTTTATGCAGCAAAAAGTCGCTGGGAAGGCAAGCCTACACACATTAGGTGCCTCTGACTCTATCGAACAAATTTCCCTCAGTCAGCGCCCTGTTATTTATGTTTGTATAAGTAGCGTTGGGCTTTATGCTCATTTGGCTGGTTCGGAGGTTGTGAGTATCTACAAAATCTGTTGCCAAGATCAGCCCGTTTTTCAAGATTTTGGGCATTTGTTGCCGAGTTTTTACCTCGAAAATGTCACTTATTTGTCGTATCCATCTCAAACTTAATGCCCAATGAATCAACCATTGGTTTCAGTCATTGTCCCTTGTTATAATTACGGTCGGTTTATTGCCGAAACGCTAGAAAGTCTTCAAAATCAAACACTTCAAAATTGGGAGTGCGTCGTTGTCGATGACGGCTCTACCGACGATAGTGCTGAGGTTGTACAAAAATTTGTAGAAAGCGACCCCCGTATTCGTTACGTTTATCAGCAAAATCAGGGACTTCCTGCCGCTCGCAATACGGGGATTAGGGCCACAACAGGGAAATACATTCAGTTTTTGGATTCTGATGATTTATTACAACCCGACAAGCTCCAACAACATGCGGCGTATTTGGAAACACATGCTGAGGTTGAACTTGTCTATGGCGGGCTACGCTATTTTTACGATGGTACCTCTGAACTTATTTTTTCTCCCCAACATAAAAACACCCCTTGGACCCTCGATAAATCTGGTGAAGGAATAGAACTTTTGCCATTTTTAGTGATTTCTTGCGTCATTATGCCTCCCATGCCCGTGATGCGGCGAACGACAATAGAAAAAGTAACTGGGCTTTTTACGGAAGATTTACCTTCGTGTGAAGATTGGGAGTTTTGGATTCGGTGTTGTTATAAAAACGTCCAATTTACTTATTTGGATTTGCCCAATACCTTGCCGCTCATGCGCTTACACCAAACCAGCATGACCCGTAATCGCATCGTCATGGTCAACAGTTTTATTGAAGTTCGGCAACGGTTACGCCCCATTTTACCCACCCCTCAGCTAGTCAAGCTCAACGAAACGTTATTAAATAATGATTTTGTTGAAAAATGTATCTTAACCCTCGAACGTGAAGGGCGTATGGCTGCGATACGCGAAGCATTTTACTTGTCTATTGAACGAAAAAGTAGTATTTTACTCGGGTGGAGTGTTTTACTTTTTGCCTTACCGCCAACGTGGGCAGTAAAGCTTCTTCAACTCCAACGTTCATTTCACAAACGTTTTTATCACTGGGTATTTAAAAACTAAACTTATGAGAACCGTACCTTTATTTCTACTACTTTTCTGTGCCTACGTTACCGTAGCCCAAACGCAATTTTCGGTCAGTTTTCCCAAATCAAAAGGAAGTACCTTCGACGGCCGTTTAATGCTTTTCTTGGCCAAAGACAACAAATCTGAGCCGCGTTTTCAGGTGAGTGACGAAGCCAACTCTCAGCAGCTTTTTGGACAAAACGTGGACGCTTGGCAAGCCGACAAACCTGCATTGGTAAGCGCCACCGCTTATGGCTACCCTGTCAAAGCCCTCAAAGATTTTCCTGCGGGTGAGTATTGGGTACAGGCCCTTTTGCACAAATACGAAACGTTTAAACTCAAAACAGGCCATACCGTAAAACTACCGATGGACCGCGGCGAAGGTCAAAACTACCGCACAGCTCCAGGTAATTTGTATTCAAAACCCTTCAAGATCAAGTATGACCCCAAGGCCAAACAGGTAGTAAAAATTGTACTTGACCAAGAAAACCCACTTTTGCCCGAGCCCAAAGACACGAAGTACATCAAACACATCAAGATTCAGAGCAAACTCCTGACCGAGTTTTGGGGACGCCCCATGTATTTGGGGGCTCACGTACTTTTGCCGCATGGATTTGATGAACATCCTGAAGCAAAATACCCCATTTGTATCAACCACGGCCACTTCCCCGCCGACTTTGATGGTTTCAAAGAAACACCTCCTCCTGCCGACATGGACACGACGGATTACATCGCTCGTTTTGGGATTTATGGGTATAAAAAATTCGTTTGGCAAGAAGCCTATAATTTTTACAAACAATGGACAAGCAAGGATTTTCCTCGAATGCTCATCGTCGAAATCCAACACGCTACGCCTTACTATGACGATTCGTACGCCGTCAACTCGGCCAATATGGGGCCGTACGGCGACGCCATCATGTACGAGTTGATTCCCCAAATTGAGAAACAATTCAGAGGCATTGGGCAAGGTTGGGCGCGTTTTCTCTACGGTGGCAGCACGGGAGGCTGGGAAGCTCTTGCGGCCCAAGTGTTTTATCCAGATGAGTTTAACGGCTGTTTTGCGGCTTGTCCTGATCCCATTACGTTTGAAGCCTACACGGTTGTTAATATTTACAAAGACGAAAACGCATACTTTTTGCCAAGCGACTTCAAGAAAACGCCGCGCCCTGGAATGCGCAACTACCTTGGCCAAGTAAAATGTACCATTGAAGAAATCAACCAGCGCGAACTGGCCATTGGCGACAACTCCCGCTCGGGCGACCAATGGGATATTTGGCAAGCGACCTACTCACCAATGGGCGAAAATGGGTATCCTAAGCCTATTTGGGACAAAGAAACGGGTAAAATCGACCATAGTGTAGCAAAATACTGGTCAGAAAACTACGATTTGATGCACATTCTCAAACGCCAATGGGCGACAGTCGGGAAAAAATTACAAGGAAAAATCCACATCTACTGCGGCGATATGGACAATTATTACCTCAACAATGCGGTCTATTTAATGGAGGATTTCTTAAAAACAACCAAGAACCCGCATTACGACGGCGAAGTAAAATACGGCGACCGCTTTGAACACTGCTGGAACGGCGACCCCAACGTGCCTAACTACGTGTCGCGGCTTCGATATAATACCATGTATATTCCTAAAATCCTGAAGCGTATCGAAGCAGGTGCACCTGCAGGAGCCGATTTAAAGAGTTGGCGGTATTGATATTATCTAGCACTTCTATTGGCTTTTATAACAGTAGAAGTGCTAGATAAACGATTGTTTATCCAGCCAGTTGTTAGTAACTTGCATAGCCAATAGACTAATACAATGCAGCATCTTGAAAGAATTACGATCGACCCAGAAATATGCCATGGGAAGCCTGTCATCCGTGGGATGCGTTGGCCAGTAGAAGTTATGATAGATATGATAGGCTCAGGAATGTCTTTTGATGATATTTTGAACGACCACCCAGAACTGGAACGTGAAGATATTCTTGCTTGCTTGAGTTACGCAAAACTATTGGTTTCTGGATTTTCATTGAAAGAAGCTGCCTAAATGAAATTTCTTTGCGATGTCCATATTTCCTTTAAGCTCGTCAAATTTTTGTCGAACAGCGGCTTTGAAGCATTTCATGTCAACTCTTTAGAAAATAAATGGCACACCAAAGATTCAGAAATTTGTCAATTTGCTGATAAAAACGACTTGATTGTTGTTACAAAAGACGAAGACTTCCGAAATTCCTTTTTTCTTAGGCATAGTCCGCGCAAATTGGTTCGTGTAATTTTAGGCAACATCTCTAATCAAGAATTACTCACTTTATTTGAACAGAATTTACTTCTAATAAACAAGTTACACAAAGAAGGTTCCTTCTATGTTGAATTAGGGCATGGTACCAATATCTACAAACTGCCAAATCTCTAACAGTTCCTAAATCGTATGAAACTACTCTGGTGGGGAGGAATAATGGGATTATTGATGATAGCTGGCTGTCAGCGAGCCAGCAAAGTACCCAAACATAACCCATACTTTTC contains:
- the pseI gene encoding pseudaminic acid synthase yields the protein MFANEIQIGHVTISPDHKPFIIAEMSGNHNQSLERAFELVDAAAKAGAHALKLQTYTPDTITFNGKSEEFFIHDQDSLWKNQNLYQLYQQAYTPWEWHGPIFDRAKSLGMLAFSSPFDLTAVDFLESLEVPCYKIASFENTDHTLLKKVAKTGKPVIMSTGIASIADIQESVKVLKDSGCTQLVLLKCTSTYPASPENTHLLTIPHMRELFRCPVGLSDHTMGIGAAVASVTLGARVIEKHFTLRRADGGVDSAFSLEPEEINALVVESERAFLAMGRVNYELSPKEQKSLLHKRSLYVVKDVKAGEAFTAENVRSIRPANGLHTRYYEQILQSHASRDIEAGTALEWGLIASS
- a CDS encoding DUF433 domain-containing protein; translated protein: MQHLERITIDPEICHGKPVIRGMRWPVEVMIDMIGSGMSFDDILNDHPELEREDILACLSYAKLLVSGFSLKEAA
- a CDS encoding GNAT family N-acetyltransferase, giving the protein MNWRNEQIDVLRQKEPLTLEKQDWYFKNVISPLFEQANPPQILWSFFKQNELIGYGGLVHISWEDKRGEVSFLLNPARIEDNHTYREDFLNYLSLLSRAAFEDLSFNKIYTETFDIRDFHISVLEEAGFLKEAILKRHWRINNQWVDSIFHCKFQK
- a CDS encoding HAD family hydrolase, yielding MILVFDLDDTLYEEITFVHSGFRAVSSFLSEGDKSKSESIFQQLVTIEHEQGRGKIFDEVLQAENKWSKANVKKCISIYRLHFPNIQLPVATIDCLKRFALYSKYIVTDGNKVVQANKVKALGIDTYFKKVFITHRYGVHHAKPSPYCFNKIASLEATNPSNIIYIGDNISKDFVGIKPLGFKTIQVLTGNYKHYQKPEPYQADIKINDLSQLTQSLIDSLKHC
- a CDS encoding glycosyltransferase, which encodes MNQPLVSVIVPCYNYGRFIAETLESLQNQTLQNWECVVVDDGSTDDSAEVVQKFVESDPRIRYVYQQNQGLPAARNTGIRATTGKYIQFLDSDDLLQPDKLQQHAAYLETHAEVELVYGGLRYFYDGTSELIFSPQHKNTPWTLDKSGEGIELLPFLVISCVIMPPMPVMRRTTIEKVTGLFTEDLPSCEDWEFWIRCCYKNVQFTYLDLPNTLPLMRLHQTSMTRNRIVMVNSFIEVRQRLRPILPTPQLVKLNETLLNNDFVEKCILTLEREGRMAAIREAFYLSIERKSSILLGWSVLLFALPPTWAVKLLQLQRSFHKRFYHWVFKN
- a CDS encoding lipopolysaccharide biosynthesis protein, producing MTQIKKQTFQSTIFSYLSAAVGLVTQGYVIPNFFATDQNGLISLFLSLMLLLPLFANLGFNGAGTRYFPYFRDAKTNDHGYVFLALLFSFIGFIIVVVSLWFFKEGLIEEYQKKSILLVKYYPYLLPIVAFMLIFNVFDVYSRLHYDSVTGTFLSQFVLRLNNLVVALLYALRWINFDQFMVIWCTGISLPMVLIVLKTIREGRFSLRPDFVFLKQSQLLLPILKFCALSIIASLSSQIVLYIDKIMITDMIDLNAVGVYSTASFFGTVIAMPMIAMQLIAGTVVAEAWKNNDHENIAKIYQKSCLIQLFVGLWVFLGICVNLDNIFEFLPPAYEAGRWVIVWIGLSKVLDMATGINGTILNTSKYYYLDTIFFIVLIFCTVLLNHQLIPTFGIEGAAIGAVVSVFIYNLCRYGLLWYLFGFQPFNSKNAIVIGMGIASFGLVSLLPSLTGSPIAILGDMAYRSITITLLFVGGFYVIGYSPEFNQQCKTIYQKIWGIIK
- a CDS encoding tail fiber domain-containing protein produces the protein MKTLIIIFISLVAIIAKAQDQSPDRWVDDGETTKITLPQNGKLSVTKNAVSDLYVMENVAQWKMSDAPLDFLKILNATGVSETFIPMFLGHNQTDNRASMFMIGSTNYNNDYGVEPIVIFDARKYGDAEALTDGSEIANRALFRWQSYKTPYMTLSAKGALGIGTITPQAQLHTTGSVRFEGVQGGLGNALLTTDAQGTLLRNFLPNNSTVAIATTSPAINSLPRFNQSNVLVNSQLYDNGTNIGIGGVPVPNAKVTVYGTINALSDARTKRNIAPIANALQIVNQLNGYYYNWNTSDEKQVGLIAQEVENVLPELVSHSESGTKFLNYDGLTPVLVEAIKEQQQLLQLQAAQIKELQKEIEKLKKR
- a CDS encoding bifunctional 2-polyprenyl-6-hydroxyphenol methylase/3-demethylubiquinol 3-O-methyltransferase UbiG encodes the protein MSLIGKIYRQLEPLIEVFFRTTRQSKTAADPSKWKAEAQKGEFAFHKNDTWRQTEGFLQQTSVLFKAWGFEADEFAGKVVLDVGAGSMLRGKYFKNAKLVALEPMADDVLREIPWTDLRDAWKVFSTPAEESIPELVGQVDFIFSINVLDHCYNFDEIIANLYTYLKPGARAFLSFDEHYVTNKMHPLILTETICPPIFEKAGFKIEKFNKGFEGKAAEVMKVSTYGHGQTCLNYWLRKP
- a CDS encoding NAD-dependent epimerase/dehydratase family protein, translated to MFQNKRVFISGGAGVIGQELVKKLTNQGALLFVGDLKSKPQAFDDSVLYRQGDLNYITKEEIESFAPEYFFHLAATFERSTESYGFWEENNLHNLHLSSHLMSIIKDTPSIKRVVNCSSYLIYDPKLYSFDTSAITATRLCETDPIYPRNLTGVAKLNHEIELRFLHDHKSSQFTSVSARIYRSYGLNSRDIISRWIRTLLENQPLTVFRKEGLFDYIFAREVAEGLLRLAANHQCVGIYNLGNDNARRVSEVLEILRKYFPNLQYTEVESDIPFEASQANMDKTFQAIGWKPTLQLEDAIPEMIEFEKTNGFEDTTVHYKNVLITSISKKVPLIEAVKKAAKKLDKSIKVFGGDISSDCLGAYFVDVFWKMPSISKITLEEIVEFCNENNINCIIPTRDGELIFWAKHKAQLEGHGIHVMVSHESTVALCLDKLEFSNNLASHNAIPSSKDIETFTGISKFVVKERYGAGSMNIGINLSKEQALDKAATQQSPIFQPYFEGQEISVDAYISSEKKVMGVVSRTRDLVVNGESQITTTIQDSDLEQFSAAFLESLDFYGHVVLQIIKDSSQQYHIIECNSRFGGASTLSIAAGLDSFYWFLLESNGTSIGSYPFVKAQKALKQIRYPSDVLI